The following is a genomic window from Bacillus sp. V2I10.
ATCGTGATGATAAAAAAGAACATGATGCGTTTTTGAAAGATGATCCAGTAATTAATCAGATAAACAAGCAGCCATAAAAGAACAAAGAACAGCAGTGTACGAAAAGGAGAGGAAATCTCCATCCAATTTGCTTCCATCATTAAAGCTGCATTATTACTAATATCTCCTATAAAAAATCCAATCCATGCAGGACTGAAAAAAGATCCCTCAAAAAACAAAAGATGCTGGACAAATAAAATGTAAAAGATTTTTACTAGAGCTCCTATATACCAGCGAGCCTTAATCGAAATAAACAAAAAGCTGAGTCCAATAAAAAGGACAAACACCAAGGTATTCCCTGTTTCCGTGAAGTCCTGCAGCGGCCTTAGCCATTCCCACAGCAGCAGGAATGCAAATCCATAGTAGATGTAGACGGATGTCTGTTTTTCAAAGTTTTCGGTCACAGCGTACTCACCTCTTTGAATGCATCTTCAAATCTGCCTGCACTAACTGCTTTTATCATAATCCTTCGTTTCATCAGCCGTTCTATCATCACTTTTTCTTCTCTTGAGATCCTTTCCCCTTCTCTCTTAATAAGGAACACGAACGTTGAGTGATTCCGGCTTCCAATGAGCTCAAGTTTTCTGACTAAATCGAGTGACAGGCTCGCCGTTACGAGCAATGGCGTCACATTTTTTGATTGCCAAACCGGCAGTTCGCTTTCTGTTACATCCGCAAAAGAACGCCCGCTGTCACAATCCACTTTTGCCAGGTGATAGTAAATCTGCTGCAGGTGCTGTTCCGTTTCCTGCAGGGAGAACACTGTTTTTTCCTTTCCAACGGAAACAAACCCCATTTTGGCCCCGCTTTTTATAATCACTCTAGCAAGCGAGGCAGAAAACGTGACGATTTCTTCAAAAGCATCCGACTTTACCCGGTCCATCATGAGCACGACATCATGACTTTGCATTTGTTCAAACTCTTTCGTCATGATGCGGTCTCTTCTTGCTGTTGCCTTCCAGTCAATCCACGAAAAACGGTCTCCAGGCTGATATTCCCTTATCCCGATTGCCATTGTGGTATCCTGCCAGAATTTAGCTTTAGAATTTGTTGCTCCCTGTTCAAACTGCTTATCGTATTGACGATAGGTCAAGTCTACCGAGTGGGGATAAACGAGGAAGTAATTTTCTGATTCAAATATCATCTCTTTATCGATGAGGCCAAACAGATCTCCCGTTCGGACCCGGACCTCTGTAAAGCGGTGCTCGCCCCTCGGCATTCGCTTCAATTCATATTGCATGGTGATCGTCTTCTTAAACCATGGGAACAAAAGCTTTTTCGGTTCACTCATTAATTTCTGCTCGGACAGTTTCTCCGGCAAAATGTCTTCTACTATTAAATAGAACAATGGAAAAGGCACGTTCCTTTTTATTGTGATTGTCCCGATTAACTTTTCCCCTACTAAAAATTGCTCCTGATTGATGGATCGTGTGACTTGAAAACTTCTGATTGGATAGATGGCAATCAAAAGCGAATAAATGGAGATCGGCAGAAAGCTGTAAAATAAAAACCAGCTCACAAATCCTCCCTGAAACATGGCATATGCATATGTGACAGCCGTAAAAAACAAAAGGCTCACAAGCTTCCAGACATAGCGGATTTTAAGAAAAAAGGATTTCATTAATTGCTCATCGACCTTTGCACCGGCACAGAAGTTCTTGAAATAATTTCAGAGAGCAGCTGTTCAGCAGATTTCCCTTCATATTTCGCTTCTGATTTTAAGATCATCCGGTGAGGAAGCGTATAAGGGGCCAGATATTGGATATCATCCGGAATGACATAGTCACGGCCATACAGGAAAGCAAAGGCTTGTGCGGATTTCATAAGTGCGATGGATCCGCGGGGACTTGCACCTAAGTAGACGGAAGGATGTTTGCGCGTCTTTGTAACAAGCTCGACTATATATCGTTTCACTGTCTCATCTACATAGATTGACTGTATTTCTTTTTGAAGCTCTACTAATTCTTCTTTTGTGATGACAGCCTGTATATGGTGAATCGGTCTTTCCTTTTCAGCGAGTTTCAGAATTTCAAGTTCTTCTCCCGGAGTTGGATAGCCCATTCTGATTTTGAAAAGGAAGCGATCAAGCTGGGCTTCCGGAAGAGGATAAGTGCCTTCGTATTCAATCGGATTCTGTGTCGCCATGACAAAGAATGGACGCCCAAGGGATTTCGTTACACCATCAACCGTGACATTTGCTTCTTCCATTCCTTCTAATAACGCGGATTGGGTTTTAGGCGACGTACGGTTAATTTCATCGGCCAGGACGATATTTCCCATAATCGGACCCGGGCGGTATTCAAATTCCAGCGTTTTCGGATTATAAATAGAAACTCCTGTTACATCAGACGGCAATAAATCAGGAGTGAATTGAATTCGTTTAAAATCTGCTCCTACCGATTTGGCAAGAGATCTGACCATCATGGTTTTCCCGACGCCAGGTACATCTTCAAGCAAAACGTGGCCTTCAGCCAATATGGCAACCAGACTGAGCACTGCTACATCACGTTTTCCGACCATGACACGTTCTATATTTTCAATCACTTTAACTAGTTTAGGATGCATCGTTTCATTTTGAGCCATTCTCTTCCTCCTAGAACCATTTATCGATAAGTTGCTTAACTATAATAAAGTTCGGAACGAAGCGACAAATTCCTGTTTCTTTTTACATATTTAATATTCTTTTAACAATAGCACGGAATAAAAAAAGGAAAACTCCTTTCAGCACATTGGCGGCAGATTGAGTTTCCCATTATATTTAATACCTTTTTCAAATCAGCTAGATTTGCCACTGTAAAAAACGTTCTTCCAAACTACTTACTGCTTACTTCATCATCTCTTTTACAAGTTCCCGGTTCCGCTCTTTAAACACTTCATTGTGCGAGGAAACCATCGCCGACTTATGCGCATCTGGCTGTATGTACTGCTTTGCTTTGTTTACGGCATTTGCCGCATCCTGAAAAGCTCCGGCGATTAAATGCAGCTTCCCGCTGTGCATGAGGATGTCGCCTGCAGCAAAAAGACCTTCAACAGATGATTCGCTCGATTCATTGCCGGCAATATAGAACTCTTCTGCAAGCGCAATATTCAGCTGGCTGTTTTGAAGCAGCGCCGCATCACGTTCATACCCATGATTAATGATGACTTCATCAATAGATAGATAAGAACTTTCTCCAGTTTCATGATTCGTCAGTTCCACACGCTCTATTCTTTCATGATCTTCAGAGGCCATCAGCTTCGTAATGGATGTGTGAAATAAACACGAAGCTGTACTGTTCATCAGGTGCGTCACTTGTGCTTCGTGTCCTTTTAATGCATCCTTCCGGTAGACGACATATACTTTTTTGGCAACTGGCTCTAATTCAAGCGCCCAGTCAATGGCTGAATTCCCCCCGCCTGATATGATGACGGTTTTATCTTTAAAGCGCTTTAAAGATTTTATAGTATAGTTCAAGTTTGAGACTTCAAATCTCTCTGCCCCTTCAATTTCGAGCTTCTGAGGATTCAGGATACCCCCGCCTACTGCTGCAATAACGGTTTTAGAATAATGTGTGCGTCCGGATGCAGCCTTCAGCACGAAAATACCTTCTTCATTTTTTGAGATGGATTCTACTTTTTCATTCAGCACAACTTCAGGATGAAACGTTAACCCCTGTTTAACCAGCTGCTCAATTAATTGTGCTCCGGAAATGGGAGTGAGTCCTCCTATATCCCAGATCATTTTCTCAGGATACACATGAACTTTTCCGCCGAGCTGCGGCTGATATTCAATTATCTTTGTTTTCATTTCTCTCAGTCCGCTGTAAAAAGCCGAATAAAGCCCCGCAGGACCGCCCCCTATAACCGTCACATCAAATATTTCATTCCACACCACACTCAACACTCCCTTAGCGTAAGATTCTATATTAATAGGATGGCCTTACATCCAACGATCATTGATTATCATTCTCAATTGAATATATCGTGTTTTCTTTGTTTTGACAAGACAAACAGCTGTTGACAATAGTTTAAAAGAATTATAGACTTTTCTTGTTCGATATTGATAATCATTATCAGTAATTATTTCCAATTTTTCAGCAAATGGAGGGGGAAAAATGGTTCGCCTACTTACCGAGTCAGTAAACATTGGCTATGGTGAACGTCTAATAGTAAAAGATCTTAGCGTCAGGATTCCTGATAAAAAGATCACAACCATCATCGGTCCAAATGGCTGCGGAAAATCCACCTTGTTGAAAGCGATTACCCGCATTATTTCTCTTCAGTCTGGAGACGTCGTGCTCGACGGTAAATCCATTTCTAAAGAACAAACAAAAAAACTGGCAAAAAAAATGGCGATTCTTCCTCAAACACCTGAAAGTGCCGCCGGCCTTACAGTTGGCGAGCTTGTCTCATACGGCCGTTTCCCTCACCAAAAGGGCTTCGGCAGATTAACTAAGAAGGATTATGAGGTCATTCAATGGGCTCTTGAGGTGACTGGTACAGCCGACTATAAATTCCGTCCTGTCGATTCGCTGTCAGGTGGTCAGCGCCAGCGTGTATGGATTGCTATGGCCCTCGCGCAGGAAACGGAAATTATCTTTCTTGACGAGCCTACTACATATCTTGATATGGCTCACCAGCTTGAGGTGCTTGAGCTTTTGCAAACATTAAATGCTGAGCAGGAACGTACCATTGTCATGGTTCTTCACGATCTAAATCAGGCGGCCCGCTTTGCAGACTATATCATTGCTCTAAAAGACGGGGAAATTGTGAAAGCCGGAACATGTGAAGAAGTCATTTCCCGTGATGTGCTAAAAGAAGTTTTTCATATTGACGCGGTGATTGGAAATGATCCGCGCACTAATAAACCAATGTGCATGACCTATAACTTAATAAAGGGAGAAGAAGAAAATGAAGAAATTAATGATTCCATTCCTGCTGTTGCTCTTAGTCCTGCTTAGCGCATGCGGCAATGAAGCAGCAGAAGAAAATGGTGCGGATAAAAAAGAAGAAAAAAGCACCATTACTTATGAATCAGAATCAGGTCCAGTTGAAGTGCCAGCAGATCCCAAGCGCGTTATTGTCGTTTCCTCTTTCGCAGGAAATGTCTTGGCGTTAGATACAAAGCTTGTCGGAGTTGATTCATGGTCAAAAATGAATCCCCGCTATGAAGCTTTAAAAGGTGTTGAAGAAGTGACAGATGATAATCTGGAGAAAATCATTGAACTTAATCCGGACTTGATAATCGGCCTTTCAAACATCAAAAACATTGATAAATTAAAAGAAATCGCTCCAACTGTTACGTATACTTACGGAAAAGTTGATTACTTAACACAGCACCTTGAAATCGGAAAACTTTTAAACAAAGAAAAAGAAGCTCAAGCTTGGATTGATGACTTCAAAAACCGCGCACAAACTGCAGGTGAAGACATTAAAGCAAAAATCGGCGAAGATGCAACGGTTTCTGTTATTGAAAACTTCGATAAACAGCTCTACGTATTCGGCGACAACTGGGCTCGCGGCACTGAAATTCTTTATCAGGAAATGAAATTGAAAATGCCTGAAAAAGTGACGGAAATGGCATTGAAAGACGGATTTTATGCCATCTCTGCAGAGGTTCTCCCTGAATATGCAGGAGATTATATGATTTTCAGCAAAAACTCAGACGGAGATACTTCATTCCAGGAGACAGAAA
Proteins encoded in this region:
- a CDS encoding DUF58 domain-containing protein, whose translation is MSWFLFYSFLPISIYSLLIAIYPIRSFQVTRSINQEQFLVGEKLIGTITIKRNVPFPLFYLIVEDILPEKLSEQKLMSEPKKLLFPWFKKTITMQYELKRMPRGEHRFTEVRVRTGDLFGLIDKEMIFESENYFLVYPHSVDLTYRQYDKQFEQGATNSKAKFWQDTTMAIGIREYQPGDRFSWIDWKATARRDRIMTKEFEQMQSHDVVLMMDRVKSDAFEEIVTFSASLARVIIKSGAKMGFVSVGKEKTVFSLQETEQHLQQIYYHLAKVDCDSGRSFADVTESELPVWQSKNVTPLLVTASLSLDLVRKLELIGSRNHSTFVFLIKREGERISREEKVMIERLMKRRIMIKAVSAGRFEDAFKEVSTL
- a CDS encoding MoxR family ATPase; translated protein: MAQNETMHPKLVKVIENIERVMVGKRDVAVLSLVAILAEGHVLLEDVPGVGKTMMVRSLAKSVGADFKRIQFTPDLLPSDVTGVSIYNPKTLEFEYRPGPIMGNIVLADEINRTSPKTQSALLEGMEEANVTVDGVTKSLGRPFFVMATQNPIEYEGTYPLPEAQLDRFLFKIRMGYPTPGEELEILKLAEKERPIHHIQAVITKEELVELQKEIQSIYVDETVKRYIVELVTKTRKHPSVYLGASPRGSIALMKSAQAFAFLYGRDYVIPDDIQYLAPYTLPHRMILKSEAKYEGKSAEQLLSEIISRTSVPVQRSMSN
- a CDS encoding NAD(P)/FAD-dependent oxidoreductase, which produces MVWNEIFDVTVIGGGPAGLYSAFYSGLREMKTKIIEYQPQLGGKVHVYPEKMIWDIGGLTPISGAQLIEQLVKQGLTFHPEVVLNEKVESISKNEEGIFVLKAASGRTHYSKTVIAAVGGGILNPQKLEIEGAERFEVSNLNYTIKSLKRFKDKTVIISGGGNSAIDWALELEPVAKKVYVVYRKDALKGHEAQVTHLMNSTASCLFHTSITKLMASEDHERIERVELTNHETGESSYLSIDEVIINHGYERDAALLQNSQLNIALAEEFYIAGNESSESSVEGLFAAGDILMHSGKLHLIAGAFQDAANAVNKAKQYIQPDAHKSAMVSSHNEVFKERNRELVKEMMK
- a CDS encoding ABC transporter ATP-binding protein produces the protein MVRLLTESVNIGYGERLIVKDLSVRIPDKKITTIIGPNGCGKSTLLKAITRIISLQSGDVVLDGKSISKEQTKKLAKKMAILPQTPESAAGLTVGELVSYGRFPHQKGFGRLTKKDYEVIQWALEVTGTADYKFRPVDSLSGGQRQRVWIAMALAQETEIIFLDEPTTYLDMAHQLEVLELLQTLNAEQERTIVMVLHDLNQAARFADYIIALKDGEIVKAGTCEEVISRDVLKEVFHIDAVIGNDPRTNKPMCMTYNLIKGEEENEEINDSIPAVALSPA
- a CDS encoding iron-hydroxamate ABC transporter substrate-binding protein — protein: MKKLMIPFLLLLLVLLSACGNEAAEENGADKKEEKSTITYESESGPVEVPADPKRVIVVSSFAGNVLALDTKLVGVDSWSKMNPRYEALKGVEEVTDDNLEKIIELNPDLIIGLSNIKNIDKLKEIAPTVTYTYGKVDYLTQHLEIGKLLNKEKEAQAWIDDFKNRAQTAGEDIKAKIGEDATVSVIENFDKQLYVFGDNWARGTEILYQEMKLKMPEKVTEMALKDGFYAISAEVLPEYAGDYMIFSKNSDGDTSFQETETYKNIPAVKNNQVFEANAKEFYFNDPISLDYQLEFFKKSFLAN